A genomic window from Tolypothrix sp. PCC 7910 includes:
- a CDS encoding O-antigen ligase, which yields MRPQNFPEKLVWYSLVGTYGLYLLGANYIAMSIVIWVLTFYLCKKLWQQNYNTPNNEKIIIPPTTWVWIISMLFMEVGLIAAHIDFDLGIGKIITSSINWARTWAYLALFPLIGCLNIRPQLIYRAICIICLQSLIFIPICYIAYQLHLPNILYNSPLHLIGGNSSLMYNVALYGFEEETNQIRLQLFTPWAPALGLTGCIYFFLANQESDRKWRFIGNIGSIAMILSSFSRLSMLCLVIVPCFSWLIGNFIKPRVQILSGIICFVVGIFATKLINFIQDFKEQFSKVRASSSRIREILGRIALERWNEAPIWGHGFVDPKGPAIATFMPIGSHHTWFGILFEKGLVGAISLVFPFLWSLIDLIHKYHKIHTAKVSLSIVLVLFFFTFGENIETLAYLYWPGLLIMGMAFKEKI from the coding sequence ATGAGACCTCAAAACTTCCCAGAAAAATTAGTTTGGTACTCACTTGTAGGAACTTATGGTTTGTACCTTTTGGGAGCAAATTATATTGCTATGTCTATAGTTATCTGGGTGTTAACTTTTTATCTATGTAAAAAACTTTGGCAGCAAAATTATAATACGCCCAATAATGAAAAAATCATAATTCCCCCTACTACCTGGGTATGGATTATTTCCATGTTATTTATGGAAGTAGGTTTAATTGCTGCTCATATAGATTTTGATTTAGGAATAGGCAAAATCATCACTTCATCAATCAATTGGGCTAGAACATGGGCTTATCTGGCATTATTTCCTTTGATTGGATGCTTAAACATTCGTCCCCAATTAATTTATCGAGCTATTTGTATTATTTGCTTACAAAGTTTAATATTTATACCCATCTGCTATATAGCTTATCAATTACATTTACCAAATATCTTGTACAATTCCCCTTTACATTTAATAGGAGGGAATAGTAGTTTAATGTATAATGTGGCGCTGTATGGATTTGAAGAAGAAACCAATCAAATCCGTCTACAATTATTTACACCTTGGGCACCTGCTTTAGGCTTAACAGGCTGTATTTATTTTTTCTTAGCCAATCAGGAGTCTGACAGAAAATGGCGCTTCATTGGTAATATTGGTTCTATCGCAATGATATTAAGTTCATTTTCTAGATTGTCAATGCTATGCCTTGTAATAGTTCCATGTTTTTCCTGGCTAATAGGAAACTTTATTAAACCTAGAGTACAAATTTTATCTGGTATTATATGTTTTGTTGTAGGTATCTTTGCTACTAAGCTAATCAATTTTATCCAGGATTTTAAAGAACAGTTTTCTAAGGTAAGAGCTAGTTCATCAAGAATTAGAGAAATTTTGGGACGTATAGCTCTAGAACGCTGGAATGAAGCACCTATCTGGGGTCATGGGTTTGTTGACCCTAAGGGACCTGCAATTGCAACTTTTATGCCTATAGGTAGTCACCATACATGGTTCGGTATCCTATTTGAAAAAGGATTAGTAGGCGCAATTTCATTAGTATTTCCTTTTTTATGGAGCTTGATAGATTTAATCCATAAATATCATAAAATTCATACTGCTAAAGTAAGTCTTAGTATAGTTTTAGTTTTATTCTTCTTTACATTTGGAGAAAATATAGAAACTTTAGCCTATCTTTATTGGCCTGGTTTGTTAATCATGGGCATGGCATTTAAAGAAAAAATTTAA
- a CDS encoding methylmalonic aciduria and homocystinuria type D protein, with product MNYPPVYSSKQNCPIHLVGKTGQAVQISIHSPSRYICANCERILPDWKHQSSLWVVIVLQQSQYQLQESTPVIEEEKERLREKFMRFGCDLAFNLRDRNYLTDLIDPRTGYPLLSHPGIVPHDDTAVVKALLNYPVIKNKCCVLVHPEWGTAVYPSILISEAPPIMIESVTKSIAPMHGWQEMS from the coding sequence GTGAACTACCCTCCAGTTTACAGTTCAAAACAAAACTGTCCCATTCATTTGGTTGGCAAAACGGGACAAGCAGTTCAGATTTCAATTCATTCTCCTAGTCGGTATATCTGTGCCAACTGCGAACGGATATTACCAGATTGGAAACATCAGTCATCTTTATGGGTAGTGATTGTTTTACAACAATCGCAATATCAATTGCAGGAAAGTACACCTGTCATAGAGGAAGAGAAAGAACGCTTACGAGAAAAGTTTATGCGGTTTGGTTGTGATTTAGCTTTTAATCTACGCGATCGCAACTATTTAACAGACCTCATAGATCCGCGCACAGGTTATCCGCTACTGTCTCATCCTGGAATTGTTCCTCATGACGACACAGCAGTTGTCAAAGCTTTGCTAAATTACCCAGTCATCAAAAACAAATGCTGTGTGCTAGTACATCCAGAATGGGGAACAGCCGTTTATCCCAGTATCTTGATATCCGAAGCTCCCCCAATCATGATTGAATCGGTGACTAAAAGCATAGCACCTATGCATGGATGGCAAGAGATGAGTTAG
- a CDS encoding phenylacetate--CoA ligase family protein: MHKSQKAITAFQDFLSTPLETLLQQHLATSAEAAALALFQDVAANVPAYKAFLAAENIDAATIQSLTDFQKLPAITKENYIQRYPLTDLCRYGQLSECDMIAASSGSTGKPTFWPRFFTDELQIATCFEQIFHDSFSADTKRTLAVVCFTLGTWVGGMFTTNCCRYLASKGYPVTMITPGNNKDEILRVVQELGLGFEQVVLLGYPPFLKDVIDTGLARGVQWQQYHIKLVMAGEVFSEEWRSLVGERIGSQNPCYDFASLYGTADAGVLGNETPLSICIRRFLAQHPNAAKALFGESRLPTLVQYDPISRFFEVENGTLLFSGDNGIPLVRYNILDTGGIISYDAMLKFLAEWGFDPLQDESLATDIQPARGIHPLPFVYVFGRSNFTVSYFGANIYPENVTVGLERSPIPQWVTGKFVLQVKEDADQNRLLSVVVELAPGVEASEEKRDAIASSILFELLRLNSEFANYVPKEYQMPQVALAPTGDPEYFPIGVKHRYTRKSSNF, from the coding sequence ATGCACAAATCCCAAAAAGCAATCACAGCCTTTCAAGATTTTTTATCTACTCCCCTAGAAACACTATTACAACAGCATCTTGCAACTTCAGCCGAAGCAGCAGCTTTGGCTTTATTTCAGGATGTGGCTGCTAATGTACCAGCATACAAAGCGTTTCTGGCGGCAGAAAACATTGATGCGGCGACTATCCAGAGTTTAACGGATTTCCAAAAATTGCCTGCGATCACCAAGGAAAATTATATTCAGCGTTATCCTTTAACTGATTTGTGTCGTTACGGACAGTTGTCGGAATGTGACATGATTGCTGCTTCTTCTGGTTCCACTGGTAAACCGACATTTTGGCCGCGCTTCTTCACCGATGAATTGCAAATCGCCACTTGCTTTGAGCAAATTTTTCACGATAGTTTTTCTGCAGATACCAAACGTACCTTAGCAGTGGTTTGCTTTACTTTGGGTACATGGGTAGGGGGAATGTTCACGACAAATTGCTGTCGTTATCTCGCCAGCAAAGGGTACCCTGTAACGATGATTACTCCTGGCAATAATAAAGATGAAATCTTGCGGGTTGTACAGGAGCTTGGTTTAGGATTTGAGCAAGTTGTTTTGCTAGGATATCCACCATTTTTAAAAGATGTGATTGATACAGGCCTTGCCCGTGGTGTACAGTGGCAGCAATATCATATTAAGTTAGTGATGGCGGGAGAAGTATTTAGTGAAGAATGGCGCAGTTTAGTTGGGGAACGCATAGGTTCACAAAATCCCTGCTATGACTTTGCATCGCTTTATGGAACGGCTGATGCAGGTGTATTAGGAAATGAAACACCGTTGAGTATCTGCATTCGTCGTTTTTTAGCACAACATCCCAATGCAGCCAAAGCTTTATTTGGGGAATCTCGGTTACCAACACTAGTACAGTATGACCCCATCAGCCGATTTTTTGAAGTTGAGAATGGCACATTGCTATTTTCTGGCGACAATGGCATTCCTTTAGTGCGTTATAACATCTTAGATACAGGCGGCATCATTAGTTATGATGCCATGCTCAAGTTTTTGGCAGAGTGGGGATTTGATCCATTGCAAGATGAAAGCCTAGCTACTGACATTCAGCCAGCCAGAGGAATTCACCCCTTACCTTTTGTTTATGTTTTCGGACGCTCTAATTTTACAGTTTCTTACTTTGGTGCCAATATCTATCCGGAAAATGTCACAGTTGGTTTAGAGCGATCGCCAATTCCCCAATGGGTAACAGGTAAATTTGTATTGCAGGTCAAAGAAGACGCAGACCAGAACCGCTTATTATCTGTAGTTGTAGAGTTAGCACCGGGAGTAGAAGCAAGCGAGGAAAAAAGAGATGCGATCGCATCCTCAATTCTCTTTGAACTTCTGCGTCTGAACAGCGAGTTTGCTAACTACGTTCCCAAAGAATATCAAATGCCGCAGGTTGCATTAGCACCTACTGGCGATCCAGAATATTTCCCCATTGGCGTAAAACATCGTTATACCCGTAAGTCAAGTAATTTCTAA
- a CDS encoding UDP-N-acetylmuramoyl-L-alanyl-D-glutamate--2,6-diaminopimelate ligase, with protein MKLRELLAAIDSVEQLPNHPALEDAEVKGLKTNSHACGSGDLFIGMPGTRVDGGEFWQSAIALGAVGAIVSPQAVQKNPPTPEAFVVSASNMTKACAQLASTFYGYPGRKLKLVGVTGTNGKTTTTHLIEYFLGKANLPTALMGTLYTRWPGFAETAVHTTPFAVELQQQLAAAVDAGCEFGVMEVSSHALAQGRVLGCEFEVGVFSNLTQDHLDYHRDMEDYFAAKALLFSPDYLKGRAIINADDAYGQRLIASLGAEKVWSYSVNHTNADLWMSDLNYEPNGVSGTLHTPKGNVAFRSPLVGQYNLENLLAAVGAVLHLGLDLHFVAAAIPDFPGVPGRMERVQIAANQDISVIVDYAHTPDSLENLLKAARPFIPGKMICVFGCGGDRDRTKRPKMGKIAAELADVAVVTSDNPRTEDPEKILQDILAGIPATANPTVLGDRATAIRTAILQAQPGDGVLLAGKGHEDYQILGTEKIHFDDREHAREALQARLKI; from the coding sequence ATGAAACTGCGGGAATTACTAGCAGCAATAGACAGTGTAGAGCAATTGCCAAACCATCCGGCTTTGGAAGATGCAGAAGTCAAAGGCTTGAAAACAAATTCTCATGCTTGCGGTTCGGGAGATTTGTTTATTGGAATGCCAGGAACTAGGGTAGATGGTGGAGAATTTTGGCAAAGTGCGATCGCATTGGGTGCTGTAGGTGCAATTGTCTCTCCCCAAGCTGTGCAAAAAAATCCTCCCACACCAGAGGCTTTTGTCGTTAGTGCCAGTAACATGACGAAAGCTTGTGCCCAATTAGCCAGCACTTTTTATGGTTATCCTGGGCGAAAACTCAAACTGGTGGGTGTGACTGGTACTAATGGTAAAACTACTACTACTCACCTAATTGAATATTTTTTAGGTAAGGCAAACCTACCCACAGCCTTGATGGGAACTCTTTACACTCGCTGGCCTGGTTTTGCGGAAACTGCTGTTCACACTACGCCGTTTGCGGTGGAACTGCAACAGCAACTAGCAGCAGCAGTAGATGCTGGTTGTGAGTTTGGGGTGATGGAAGTCAGTTCCCATGCTTTAGCCCAAGGTCGAGTTTTGGGTTGTGAGTTTGAGGTGGGGGTATTTAGCAATCTCACCCAAGACCACTTAGATTATCACCGCGATATGGAAGATTATTTCGCGGCGAAGGCATTATTGTTTAGCCCAGATTATCTGAAAGGAAGGGCGATAATTAATGCTGATGATGCTTATGGTCAAAGATTAATCGCTTCTTTAGGTGCAGAAAAAGTTTGGAGTTACAGCGTTAATCATACTAACGCTGATTTATGGATGAGCGATTTAAATTATGAACCTAATGGTGTTAGCGGTACATTGCATACACCAAAGGGGAATGTAGCTTTTCGCTCACCTTTAGTAGGTCAATATAATTTAGAAAATCTTTTGGCAGCAGTAGGTGCAGTTTTACATTTGGGTTTAGATTTACACTTTGTTGCAGCTGCAATTCCTGATTTTCCTGGCGTTCCCGGCCGCATGGAAAGAGTGCAGATTGCGGCTAATCAAGACATTAGCGTGATTGTCGATTATGCCCATACACCAGATAGTTTAGAGAATTTGCTCAAAGCGGCTCGTCCGTTTATTCCTGGTAAAATGATCTGCGTATTTGGTTGTGGAGGTGATCGCGATCGCACTAAGCGCCCGAAAATGGGTAAAATTGCCGCTGAATTAGCAGATGTAGCTGTAGTAACTTCTGATAATCCCCGCACCGAAGACCCAGAAAAGATTTTGCAAGATATTCTGGCAGGAATTCCCGCAACTGCAAATCCCACAGTCCTAGGCGATCGCGCTACCGCCATTCGCACGGCAATTTTACAAGCACAACCTGGCGATGGTGTCTTACTTGCAGGTAAAGGTCACGAAGATTACCAAATTCTCGGTACAGAAAAAATCCACTTTGATGACCGCGAACATGCACGCGAAGCTTTACAAGCCAGACTGAAGATATAA
- a CDS encoding sensor histidine kinase KdpD, with product MYEWILPSLKEILAESQSPLTECSSAKAEWQWRISLAATEHLLINSLVSAAPDTTQGLVLAAPAPLFSQPSLTQSLQSVTFTAKPFNPLALMPFEMPIPLETVEDAASHESVLRLLPADPLGTEQFCLVFTDKFRLVLVLAEQKNGQKTFLFSFEPEVVQQAWLAVGARVMLTNPDFYGDLDALVQKYAVVPPDYRTVMQFSQFLLQEFAEPEQYKENIPTPAPTPSVASASSRPDVELLQAFAHEVRTPLTTIRTMTRLLLKRRDLPANVISRLEVIDHECTEQIDRMELLFKAAELETSNSVKSTHTQLTPMSLDQVLQQSIPRWEQAATRRNLTLDVVLPQQLPTVVSNPTMLDRVLTNLIENFTRSLPAGSHIQVQVIPAGDQLKLQLSPQFQCKDTSKAPTPTTPPIRKALGQLLMFQPETGTISLNIAATKHLFQAIGGKLIVRQRPHYGEVMTIFLPLEVSAKQW from the coding sequence GTGTACGAATGGATATTGCCAAGTCTGAAGGAAATTTTAGCTGAGAGTCAGTCACCGTTGACTGAATGTTCATCAGCCAAAGCAGAATGGCAGTGGCGTATCAGCTTGGCAGCAACAGAACATTTGCTGATCAATTCTTTAGTGTCTGCTGCACCTGATACAACCCAAGGATTAGTTTTAGCTGCACCAGCACCCCTGTTTAGCCAACCATCACTTACTCAAAGCTTACAAAGTGTAACTTTTACAGCCAAGCCATTTAATCCCTTGGCGTTGATGCCATTTGAAATGCCGATTCCCCTAGAAACGGTAGAGGACGCTGCTTCTCATGAATCAGTATTACGCTTATTGCCTGCCGATCCTCTAGGGACAGAACAATTCTGCTTAGTTTTTACAGATAAATTTAGATTAGTACTAGTTTTGGCTGAACAAAAGAACGGCCAAAAAACATTTTTATTTTCCTTTGAACCAGAGGTAGTGCAGCAAGCTTGGCTGGCTGTTGGCGCAAGGGTAATGCTAACTAACCCTGATTTTTACGGCGATTTGGATGCATTAGTACAAAAGTATGCTGTCGTGCCTCCCGATTACCGCACTGTGATGCAGTTTAGTCAGTTTTTGCTGCAAGAATTCGCAGAACCAGAACAATATAAGGAAAATATTCCGACTCCTGCACCTACTCCCTCTGTGGCTTCTGCGTCGTCTCGTCCCGATGTAGAATTACTGCAAGCATTTGCTCATGAAGTTCGCACTCCCTTAACCACTATTCGCACCATGACTCGCTTACTGTTGAAGAGGCGAGATTTACCTGCGAATGTTATTAGTCGCTTAGAAGTGATTGATCATGAGTGTACTGAGCAAATTGACAGGATGGAGTTGCTGTTTAAAGCCGCAGAATTAGAGACATCTAACTCGGTGAAATCTACCCACACTCAACTAACACCCATGTCTCTCGATCAAGTTTTGCAGCAGAGTATTCCCCGTTGGGAACAAGCTGCAACTCGGCGCAATTTAACTTTGGATGTGGTTTTACCCCAACAATTACCAACGGTAGTTAGCAACCCAACCATGTTAGACAGGGTACTAACTAACTTGATTGAGAATTTTACTCGCAGCTTACCTGCTGGGAGTCATATTCAAGTTCAAGTTATCCCTGCTGGAGATCAACTGAAGTTACAATTGTCGCCTCAATTTCAGTGCAAAGATACTAGTAAAGCGCCGACACCGACAACGCCACCCATTCGCAAAGCCTTGGGTCAATTGCTGATGTTCCAACCGGAAACCGGTACAATTAGTCTCAATATTGCGGCAACTAAGCATTTGTTTCAAGCCATTGGCGGCAAACTCATAGTGCGTCAGCGTCCGCACTATGGCGAGGTTATGACTATTTTCTTACCTTTGGAAGTTAGCGCTAAGCAATGGTAA
- a CDS encoding phosphate-starvation-inducible PsiE family protein, with product MPKRLITELNNWLQRDRIVRNLEIFQDFIIISLCLGLFCVMLIRLTDMFTSFLHPLDLREVTSDILFILILVELFRLLIDYLQAQRISVGAAVEITIVSALREVILRGVLEIPRDQLLGISIFLVVLAGILVALPWMTRFFEHDKTPTPEITEAITQLLTENSQM from the coding sequence ATGCCAAAACGCCTGATAACAGAGTTAAATAATTGGTTACAACGAGATAGAATTGTACGGAATTTAGAAATATTTCAAGATTTTATTATTATCTCACTCTGTCTGGGCTTATTTTGTGTAATGCTGATTCGTCTGACAGATATGTTTACTTCCTTTTTGCACCCATTAGATTTACGGGAGGTAACATCTGATATTTTGTTTATTTTAATTCTGGTAGAGTTATTCCGCTTGTTAATCGATTACCTACAAGCACAACGCATATCTGTAGGCGCAGCAGTAGAAATTACTATTGTTTCAGCTCTACGAGAGGTAATTTTACGTGGTGTGCTGGAAATACCCCGCGATCAGCTACTGGGTATTTCTATATTTTTAGTAGTTCTCGCAGGAATTCTAGTGGCTTTACCTTGGATGACTCGCTTTTTTGAACATGATAAAACTCCTACCCCAGAGATTACAGAAGCAATAACGCAATTGTTAACTGAAAACTCTCAGATGTAA
- a CDS encoding glutaredoxin family protein, translating to MRLILYTKPGCHLCEGLQEKLEKIQNISFQLELRDITTRDDWFLAYQYEVPVLYFSESKAIGDTGENLIEKPLPRPSPRASVQQLEQMLHKYLSN from the coding sequence ATGCGATTGATTTTATACACGAAACCGGGATGTCATTTATGCGAGGGTTTGCAGGAAAAGCTGGAAAAAATCCAAAATATTAGTTTTCAGTTAGAACTGCGGGATATTACAACTCGTGATGATTGGTTTTTAGCTTATCAGTATGAGGTTCCTGTTTTATATTTCTCTGAAAGTAAAGCTATAGGAGACACAGGAGAAAACTTAATAGAAAAACCTTTGCCACGCCCTTCTCCTCGTGCTAGTGTGCAGCAGTTGGAGCAGATGCTGCATAAGTATTTGTCCAATTAG
- a CDS encoding DICT sensory domain-containing protein, whose amino-acid sequence MNDFLAQDLSVYHLIAGVQGPPQALPLTPAALLSSVRSQIDLLIEQKIAATVWVKLPPGKIWYSELERYQSAVDVPVVIYNCQIEERRKGEEKKNRYLSPVLNNQVIKLLPNRQLQREYFFIILSPQFCSLILAYRPIKRRRNPILKKVTANKSTPLLAITTVEGRVIQQVLDGIRKATTPESSSIVRTDFLCPSMPESTLMNQLLVKQIQRQDEINLQQIKKRTAKLQQQNQKLYSRGKAKDDYLSNVCQELRTPLTHMKTALSLLNSPTLKPPQRQRYLQMLNSQCDRQNSLINGLVDLVNLERNLQDSTLEAVSLADIVPGIVSTYQPVAQEKGIMLAYTVPTELPYVWCVAGGLRLIVINLLHNSIKFTPSGGQVWVRSRVHGNFVQLEFRDTGIGIAETEISKIFDSFYRVRSGTIDESSGPGLGLTIVQQLLWRCGGSITVRSKPAEGSTFTVSLARVQDQPGI is encoded by the coding sequence ATGAATGATTTTCTGGCTCAGGATCTGTCCGTTTATCACTTAATTGCGGGAGTGCAAGGGCCTCCCCAAGCATTGCCTCTCACTCCAGCGGCTCTGTTATCATCAGTGCGGTCACAAATTGACTTGCTGATTGAACAGAAAATTGCTGCGACTGTATGGGTAAAGCTGCCGCCTGGAAAAATTTGGTATTCAGAGTTGGAGCGTTATCAATCCGCAGTTGATGTGCCTGTTGTAATTTATAATTGTCAGATAGAAGAAAGGCGGAAAGGGGAAGAGAAAAAGAATAGATACTTGAGTCCCGTACTAAATAATCAGGTTATTAAGTTATTACCAAATAGACAACTGCAACGGGAATACTTTTTTATAATTTTGTCGCCACAGTTTTGTAGTTTAATTTTGGCCTATAGACCAATCAAAAGACGCAGGAACCCGATATTAAAAAAGGTAACCGCTAATAAATCTACACCTTTGTTAGCAATTACTACTGTTGAAGGTAGAGTAATTCAGCAAGTACTAGATGGCATTAGAAAAGCCACCACACCAGAATCCTCATCGATTGTGCGGACTGATTTTCTTTGCCCCAGTATGCCTGAATCTACACTCATGAATCAGCTGTTGGTCAAACAAATTCAGCGACAGGATGAAATTAATCTACAACAAATTAAAAAGCGCACTGCCAAGTTGCAGCAGCAAAATCAAAAATTATACAGCAGAGGAAAAGCCAAAGATGACTACTTGAGCAATGTGTGTCAAGAGTTGCGTACACCTCTTACCCACATGAAAACAGCGCTGTCGTTGTTAAATTCTCCTACCCTCAAACCACCCCAACGGCAACGCTATTTACAAATGTTAAATAGCCAATGCGATCGCCAAAATTCTTTAATTAATGGTTTAGTAGATTTAGTGAATTTGGAGCGTAATTTGCAGGATTCAACCCTAGAAGCGGTTAGTCTTGCAGATATTGTCCCAGGCATAGTCAGTACATACCAGCCTGTAGCTCAAGAAAAAGGCATTATGCTAGCCTATACAGTTCCCACAGAACTGCCTTATGTGTGGTGTGTAGCTGGGGGATTGCGACTAATCGTGATTAATTTACTACATAACAGTATTAAATTTACCCCGAGTGGCGGTCAGGTGTGGGTGCGATCGCGCGTACATGGCAATTTTGTCCAACTAGAGTTCCGCGACACAGGTATTGGTATAGCTGAAACCGAAATTTCCAAAATCTTTGACAGCTTTTACCGTGTGCGTTCCGGGACAATCGATGAATCTAGCGGCCCAGGTTTGGGGTTAACAATTGTACAGCAGCTACTTTGGCGTTGCGGTGGCTCAATTACCGTCAGAAGTAAACCTGCTGAAGGCTCAACGTTTACAGTTAGTCTAGCGCGTGTTCAAGATCAGCCAGGCATTTAA
- a CDS encoding lipopolysaccharide biosynthesis protein has product MLINNIRQTLSTQFIRNVGWLGGAELANRIFRLGTTFTLARMFSPYDYGLVAVILTTNEFANVVTLKSGISSKIIQADEQNLKVICNTSYWLNWIVCIFMFILQCMAAFPIAWFYGNNRIILPICFSSLVYLMLPLFMVQCALIQRENRLNIIALCNITQSLSINILTITLAILGLGVWSVILPIVITTPIWIVINNRNHKWQPPKSFQLKQWQEILCFSKDILGVEFLNKLRSNIDYLIVGRFLSIDALGIYYFAFNAGLGISLNVVNAFTTALFPHLCEVREDFKQMRSRYFSSLKSTATFVIPLILLQSSLAPLYVPFIFGQKWVTAIPVLILICLSALSLPLYNATSLLINAVGKTHINLYFNLIYTLLFAVFLLFAVKWGIFWIAVTVLVCQLVIQGAFSIWAIKYIFTRPPNFYMSNKQY; this is encoded by the coding sequence ATGTTAATAAATAATATAAGGCAAACATTATCAACTCAATTTATTCGCAATGTTGGGTGGTTAGGAGGAGCAGAATTAGCAAACCGTATTTTTCGCTTAGGGACAACTTTTACATTAGCACGGATGTTTAGTCCCTATGATTATGGACTAGTAGCTGTTATTTTAACTACCAATGAGTTCGCAAATGTTGTAACTCTAAAATCTGGAATTAGCTCCAAGATTATTCAGGCTGATGAACAAAATTTAAAAGTTATATGTAATACTTCATACTGGCTAAATTGGATTGTCTGCATTTTCATGTTTATCCTTCAGTGTATGGCAGCATTCCCAATAGCATGGTTTTATGGAAATAATCGAATTATTTTACCAATATGCTTTAGTTCGTTAGTATACTTAATGTTGCCATTGTTCATGGTTCAATGTGCATTAATTCAACGCGAAAATAGATTAAATATCATAGCTTTATGTAATATAACTCAGTCTCTATCAATTAATATTTTAACAATTACTTTAGCTATATTAGGGTTAGGTGTATGGTCTGTAATTTTACCAATTGTTATAACTACTCCTATATGGATAGTTATTAATAACAGAAATCATAAGTGGCAGCCTCCTAAATCATTTCAGCTAAAACAATGGCAAGAAATTCTATGTTTTAGCAAAGATATACTCGGCGTTGAGTTTTTAAATAAGCTCAGAAGTAATATAGATTATTTAATAGTAGGCCGTTTTTTAAGCATTGATGCTTTAGGTATATACTATTTTGCCTTTAATGCTGGTTTAGGTATAAGTTTAAACGTAGTCAACGCATTTACTACTGCTTTATTTCCTCATCTTTGCGAAGTTAGGGAAGACTTTAAGCAGATGCGATCGCGATACTTTAGTAGTCTTAAGTCTACTGCAACGTTTGTAATTCCATTAATTCTTCTTCAATCCAGCCTAGCTCCTTTATATGTACCATTTATTTTTGGGCAGAAATGGGTAACAGCAATTCCGGTTTTGATACTGATTTGTTTATCAGCTTTATCACTTCCTCTCTACAATGCAACTAGCTTACTAATCAATGCTGTAGGTAAAACTCATATTAACCTCTATTTTAACTTAATTTATACTTTGTTATTTGCCGTTTTTTTGCTATTTGCTGTAAAATGGGGAATTTTTTGGATAGCCGTAACAGTGTTAGTTTGTCAATTAGTAATTCAAGGTGCGTTTAGTATTTGGGCTATAAAATATATATTTACGAGACCTCCTAATTTTTATATGAGCAATAAACAGTACTAA
- a CDS encoding BON domain-containing protein yields the protein MKKLIPLLISSILVIGSFGCQDATKNASETPTTNEASKTAKEASANTKTTAKEAAANTKTTAKTTTETSKTPAKEAAANTKTTAKTTTGTSKTPAKEAAANTKTTATKSLILSKLTEKIPGSKLAVEDKDGAVTVTGTVPTTADIKKIEPLVKEQKGVKSVKVEAKAAKAQ from the coding sequence ATGAAAAAGCTCATACCCTTGTTAATCAGCAGTATTCTGGTAATTGGTAGTTTTGGTTGTCAAGATGCAACCAAAAATGCGTCAGAAACTCCCACCACCAATGAAGCCAGCAAAACAGCCAAAGAAGCATCCGCCAACACTAAAACTACAGCCAAAGAAGCAGCTGCAAATACCAAAACTACTGCTAAAACTACTACCGAAACTAGCAAAACTCCAGCCAAAGAAGCCGCTGCAAACACCAAAACTACTGCTAAAACTACTACTGGAACTAGCAAAACTCCAGCCAAAGAAGCAGCTGCAAACACCAAAACTACTGCTACTAAAAGTTTAATTCTCAGCAAGTTAACCGAAAAAATTCCTGGTAGCAAGTTAGCAGTTGAAGACAAAGACGGCGCTGTTACAGTCACAGGGACAGTTCCCACCACGGCTGATATCAAGAAGATTGAGCCATTAGTCAAAGAACAAAAAGGTGTTAAAAGCGTAAAAGTAGAAGCAAAAGCTGCAAAAGCTCAGTAA